One region of Oryza glaberrima chromosome 7, OglaRS2, whole genome shotgun sequence genomic DNA includes:
- the LOC127779675 gene encoding histone H1-like has protein sequence MATEEVVPEVPVTEVEAAAAEEAVEETTAAEEKAAKPAKEKKKAGRPPKEKKEAKPAKEKKVKEAKAKKPRVAAAHPPYAEMIMEAIVALKERTGSSSQAIGKHIHANHGANLPPNFRKLLSGNLKKLTAAGKLAKVKNSFKLPSTRPAAPAAADAKPKAAPATKPKVKTTKAAKPAAKAKAPATTKAAKPATKTKIKVAAAPAAKPKASPKAKAKTATSPVKPRGRPAKSAKTSAKDSPAKKAAPVAAKKKAAATKKKASVAAAPAARKGAARKSMK, from the exons ATGGCGACTGAGGAGGTTGTCCCTGAGGTTCCGGTGACCGAGGTGGAGGctgccgcggcggaggaggccgtcgaggagacgacggcggcggaggagaaggccgccaagccggcgaaggagaagaagaaggccgGCAGGCCGccgaaggagaagaaggaggccaagccggcgaaggagaagaaggtgaAGGAGGCCAAGGCCAAGAagccccgcgtcgccgccgcccacccgccGTACGCCGAG ATGATCATGGAGGCGATCGTGGCGCTGAAGGAGAGGACTGGATCGAGCTCCCAGGCCATCGGCAAGCACATCCATGCCAACCATGGCGCCAACCTGCCGCCCAACTTCCGCAAGCTCCTCTCCGGCAACCTCAAGaagctcaccgccgccggcaagctGGCCAAGGTCAAGAACTCCTTCAAGCTCCCCTCCACCCGCCctgccgctccggccgccgccgacgccaagcCCAAGGCCGCCCCCGCCACGAAGCCCAAGGTCAAGACCACCAAGGCCGCGAAGCCGGCTGCCAAGGCGAAGGCTCCTGCTACCACCAAGGCCGCGAAGCCGGCGACCAAGACCAAGATcaaggtcgccgccgcgccggcggcgaagcccaAGGCGTCTCCCAAGGCGAAGGCCAAGACCGCCACCTCGCCGGTGAAGCCCCGCGGCCGCCCTGCCAAGTCCGCCAAGACCTCTGCCAAGGACTCGCCTGCCAAgaaggcggcgccggtggctgccaagaagaaggcggcggcgaccaagAAGAAGGCGTCGGTGGCTGCGGCGCCGGCTGCTCGCAAGGGTGCGGCGAGGAAGAGCATGAAGTAG
- the LOC127779673 gene encoding ATP-dependent DNA helicase 2 subunit KU70 isoform X2 codes for MDLDPEGLFRDDSDEDDDNVQEREANKEMVVYLIDASPKMFTPATKADEKEETHFHTIVNCITHALKTQIIGRSYDEVAICFFNTKEKKNLQELAGVYVYNVTEREPLDRPDARLIKEFSCIEDSFMSNIGSRYGITSGSRENTLYNALWVAQALLRKGSVKTVSKRIVIFTNEDDPFGGLTGAVKTDMIRTTIQRARDAQDLGLSIELLPLSRPDEEFNMSLFYADLIGLEGDEIVDYLPSSGEKLEDMTNQLKKRMMKKRKVKTLAFAITNDVCIEVNTYALIRPTTPGAITWLDSISNLPLKAERSFICNDTGALLQDPQKRFQVYNEFALAFYGNPTRPQLVALIAQEEVTSAGGQIEPPGMHMIYLPYSDDVRYPEEVHLTSDDAPRATDEQIKKASNLLRRIDLKNFSVCQFSNPALQRHYGILEALALGEDEMPDVKDETLPDEEGLARPGVVKAVEEFKASVYGENYDQEEAEAAAAKAGASKKRKALTDAAAEKSAAHNWAELADTGKLKDMTVVDLKSYLSAHGLPVSGKKEALVSRILTHLGK; via the exons ATGGATCTGGACCCCGAGGGCCTCTTCCgcgacgacagcgacgaggATGACGACAACGTCCAG GAGAGGGAGGCCAACAAGGAGATGGTTGTCTACCTCATCGACGCCTCGCCCAAGATGTTCACCCCTGCGACCAAG GCAGATGAAAAGGAGGAGACACATTTTCATACGATAGTGAACTGCATCACGCATGCGCTGAAGACGCAGATTATCGGTAGATCCTATGATGAAGTCGCTATATGTTTCTTTAACACG aaagaaaagaagaatttACAGGAATTGGCTGGTGTTTATGTTTATAATGTTACAGAGAGAGAACCACTTGATAGGCCTGATGCAAGATTGATTAAGGAATTTTCTTGTATAGAAG ATTCTTTTATGAGTAATATTGGAAGTCGGTATGGAATAACTTCTGGATCTCGAGAGAATACCTTGTACAATGCTCTTTGGGTTGCACAGGCATTGCTGCGTAAAGG ATCTGTGAAGACTGTGAGTAAGCGGATTGTTATATTCACCAACGAAGATGATCCTTTTGGTGGTCTTACAGGAGCAGTAAAGACTGATATGATAAGGACAACAATCCAACGTGCAAGA GATGCACAAGATCTTGGCCTGTCCATTGAACTTCTTCCTTTGAGTAGGCCCGATGAGGAGTTCAACATGTCCCTGTTTTATGCA GATTTAATTGGTCTGGAGGGAGATGAAATAGTGGATTATCTGCCATCTTCTGGTGAAAA GCTGGAGGATATGACTAATCAGCTGAAAAAACGAATGATGAAGAAACGCAAAGTCAAAACTCTTGCATTTGCAATTACCAATGATGTTTGCATAGAGGTGAATACATATGCGCTAATCCGTCCAACTACTCCAG GGGCAATTACATGGCTTGATTCTATCAGCAACCTGCCATTGAAG GCTGAAAGGTCTTTCATATGCAACGACACTGGGGCCCTTCTTCAGGATCCACAAAAGCGCTTCCAGGTGTACAATGA GTTTGCACTTGCATTTTACGGGAATCCAACTCGCCCACAACTTGTAGCCCTTATTGCACAA GAAGAGGTTACTTCTGCTGGTGGTCAAATTGAACCACCTGGAATGCACATGATCTATCTTCCATACTCGGATGATGTTAGATATCCTGAGGAG GTTCATCTGACTTCTGATGATGCACCTCGTGCCACAGATGAACAAATTAAGAAAGCTTCAAATCTATTGAGACGTATTGATTTGAAGAACTTCTCAGTATGCCAATTTTCTAACCCAG CATTGCAAAGACACTATGGGATCTTGGAGGCCTTAGCTTTAGGTGAAGATGAGATGCCAGATGTAAAGGATGAAACCCTTCCTGATGAAGAGGGCTTGGCTAG GCCAGGAGTAGTTAAAGCTGTCGAGGAATTTAAGGCTTCAGTCTATGGTGAAAATTATGATCAAGAGGAAGCcgaggcagcagcagcgaagGCTGGGGCTTCAAAGAAGAGGAAAGCACTTACTGATGCAGCTGCAGAGAAAAGTGCAGCACATAATTGGGCAGAACTTGCGGATACTGGAAAG CTGAAGGACATGACGGTGGTGGACTTGAAATCTTACCTGAGTGCACATGGCCTCCCAGTTTCTGGAAAGAAAGAGGCACTCGTCAGCAGAATCTTGACTCATCTAGGCAAATGA
- the LOC127779673 gene encoding ATP-dependent DNA helicase 2 subunit KU70 isoform X1, producing the protein MDLDPEGLFRDDSDEDDDNVQEREANKEMVVYLIDASPKMFTPATKADEKEETHFHTIVNCITHALKTQIIGRSYDEVAICFFNTKEKKNLQELAGVYVYNVTEREPLDRPDARLIKEFSCIEDSFMSNIGSRYGITSGSRENTLYNALWVAQALLRKGSVKTVSKRIVIFTNEDDPFGGLTGAVKTDMIRTTIQRARDAQDLGLSIELLPLSRPDEEFNMSLFYADLIGLEGDEIVDYLPSSGEKLEDMTNQLKKRMMKKRKVKTLAFAITNDVCIEVNTYALIRPTTPGAITWLDSISNLPLKAERSFICNDTGALLQDPQKRFQVYNDKVVKFSTRELSDVKRVSSHHLRLLGFKPLDYLKDYHNLRPSTFIYPSDEQIFGSTRVFVALHSSMRRLGRFALAFYGNPTRPQLVALIAQEEVTSAGGQIEPPGMHMIYLPYSDDVRYPEEVHLTSDDAPRATDEQIKKASNLLRRIDLKNFSVCQFSNPALQRHYGILEALALGEDEMPDVKDETLPDEEGLARPGVVKAVEEFKASVYGENYDQEEAEAAAAKAGASKKRKALTDAAAEKSAAHNWAELADTGKLKDMTVVDLKSYLSAHGLPVSGKKEALVSRILTHLGK; encoded by the exons ATGGATCTGGACCCCGAGGGCCTCTTCCgcgacgacagcgacgaggATGACGACAACGTCCAG GAGAGGGAGGCCAACAAGGAGATGGTTGTCTACCTCATCGACGCCTCGCCCAAGATGTTCACCCCTGCGACCAAG GCAGATGAAAAGGAGGAGACACATTTTCATACGATAGTGAACTGCATCACGCATGCGCTGAAGACGCAGATTATCGGTAGATCCTATGATGAAGTCGCTATATGTTTCTTTAACACG aaagaaaagaagaatttACAGGAATTGGCTGGTGTTTATGTTTATAATGTTACAGAGAGAGAACCACTTGATAGGCCTGATGCAAGATTGATTAAGGAATTTTCTTGTATAGAAG ATTCTTTTATGAGTAATATTGGAAGTCGGTATGGAATAACTTCTGGATCTCGAGAGAATACCTTGTACAATGCTCTTTGGGTTGCACAGGCATTGCTGCGTAAAGG ATCTGTGAAGACTGTGAGTAAGCGGATTGTTATATTCACCAACGAAGATGATCCTTTTGGTGGTCTTACAGGAGCAGTAAAGACTGATATGATAAGGACAACAATCCAACGTGCAAGA GATGCACAAGATCTTGGCCTGTCCATTGAACTTCTTCCTTTGAGTAGGCCCGATGAGGAGTTCAACATGTCCCTGTTTTATGCA GATTTAATTGGTCTGGAGGGAGATGAAATAGTGGATTATCTGCCATCTTCTGGTGAAAA GCTGGAGGATATGACTAATCAGCTGAAAAAACGAATGATGAAGAAACGCAAAGTCAAAACTCTTGCATTTGCAATTACCAATGATGTTTGCATAGAGGTGAATACATATGCGCTAATCCGTCCAACTACTCCAG GGGCAATTACATGGCTTGATTCTATCAGCAACCTGCCATTGAAG GCTGAAAGGTCTTTCATATGCAACGACACTGGGGCCCTTCTTCAGGATCCACAAAAGCGCTTCCAGGTGTACAATGA CAAAGTTGTTAAATTCTCTACTCGTGAATTGTCTGATGTGAAGAGGGTTTCAAGTCATCATCTACGCCTTTTAGGATTCAAGCCACTGGACTACCTTAAAGATTATCACAACTTAAGACCGTCAACATTTATTTACCCCAGTGATGAG CAAATATTTGGAAGCACTCGTGTTTTCGTTGCTTTACATAGCTCAATGCGGCGTCTTGGAAG GTTTGCACTTGCATTTTACGGGAATCCAACTCGCCCACAACTTGTAGCCCTTATTGCACAA GAAGAGGTTACTTCTGCTGGTGGTCAAATTGAACCACCTGGAATGCACATGATCTATCTTCCATACTCGGATGATGTTAGATATCCTGAGGAG GTTCATCTGACTTCTGATGATGCACCTCGTGCCACAGATGAACAAATTAAGAAAGCTTCAAATCTATTGAGACGTATTGATTTGAAGAACTTCTCAGTATGCCAATTTTCTAACCCAG CATTGCAAAGACACTATGGGATCTTGGAGGCCTTAGCTTTAGGTGAAGATGAGATGCCAGATGTAAAGGATGAAACCCTTCCTGATGAAGAGGGCTTGGCTAG GCCAGGAGTAGTTAAAGCTGTCGAGGAATTTAAGGCTTCAGTCTATGGTGAAAATTATGATCAAGAGGAAGCcgaggcagcagcagcgaagGCTGGGGCTTCAAAGAAGAGGAAAGCACTTACTGATGCAGCTGCAGAGAAAAGTGCAGCACATAATTGGGCAGAACTTGCGGATACTGGAAAG CTGAAGGACATGACGGTGGTGGACTTGAAATCTTACCTGAGTGCACATGGCCTCCCAGTTTCTGGAAAGAAAGAGGCACTCGTCAGCAGAATCTTGACTCATCTAGGCAAATGA
- the LOC127779674 gene encoding probable serine/threonine-protein kinase WNK3, whose protein sequence is MMGALQQQSNGHGHGVLLLAEAGYAEVDPTGRYGRFNEILGKGSSKIVYRGFDEWRGVEVAWNQVRLRDVVRGGGELERFYGEVHLLAALRHRGIVRLHAYWVDAPRRALNFVTELFVSGTLRQYRERHRRVSAAAVRRWCAQILDGLAYLHAHSPPIIHRDLKCDNIFVNGNQGEVKIGDLGLAAFRRGGGHARCVGTPEFMAPEVYDESYDELADVYSFGMCVLEMVTLDYPYSECSNPIQIYKRVISGIKPAALYRVSDPVVRQFIERCLAPAARRPAARELLDDPFLLPLEDDGFFSGDGGDGHGGVGVGYYNLMYNYLHQPACIDDHHACSNGGLSPSNSVGDNDVDAAVQPGDDDGDNWLRDIHMLFDEDDDDAAAADADERVGGVDITIKGRRTDDGGVYLGLRIADKNGTGRGRIICFRFDTEADTAMTVAAEMVAELDITDHEVTRIAQLIDGKVAALVPGWRPGPATDDDDDDDLVGGGDDPDAPGGAATACCKNCRPAASSSSSSCGSLVDFMSSAAAAERHGCRRCAELHGRFEEITFQADDDEEEQHLQGSSSDTGGSNHEQHAMGKDKEVMNINGIAQDGTVQGSEQP, encoded by the exons ATGATGGGAGCCCTGCAGCAGCAGAGcaatggccatggccatggcgtcctcctcctcgctgagGCTGGCTATGCCGAGGTTGATCCCACAGGAAGATATGGCAGA tTCAATGAGATTCTTGGCAAGGGATCGTCAAAGATTGT GTATAGGGGGTTCGATGAGTGGAGGGGAGTGGAGGTGGCGTGGAACCAGGTGCGGCTGCGCGACGTcgtgcggggcggcggcgagctggagcGGTTCTACGGCGAGgtccacctcctcgccgcgctccgccacCGCGGCATCGTGCGCCTCCACGCCTACTGGGTggacgcgccgcgccgcgccctcAACTTCGTCACCGAGCTCTTCGTCTCCGGTACGCTCCGCCAGTACAGGGAGAGGCACCGGCgggtgagcgcggcggcggtgcggcgctgGTGCGCGCAGATCCTCGACGGCCTCGCCTACCTCCACGCCCACTCGCCGCCCATCATCCATCGCGACCTCAAGTGCGACAACATCTTCGTCAACGGCAACCAGGGCGAGGTCAAGATCGGcgacctcggcctcgccgcgttccgccgcggcggcggccacgcccGCTGCGTCGGCACGCCGGAGTTCATGGCTCCCGAGGTGTACGACGAGTCCTacgacgagctcgccgacgtCTACTCCTTCGGCATGTGCGTCCTCGAGATGGTCACCCTCGATTACCCCTACAGCGAGTGCTCCAATCCCATCCAAATCTACAAGCGAGTCATCTCC GGGATCAAGCCCGCGGCGTTGTACAGGGTGAGCGACCCGGTGGTGAGGCAATTCATCGAACGGTGCCTCgccccggcggcgcggcggccggcggcgagggagctgCTCGACGACCCGTTCCTGCTGCCGCTTGAGGATGAtggcttcttctccggcgacggcggcgatggacaTGGCGGTGTTGGCGTTGGCTACTACAATCTGATGTACAACTACCTGCACCAGCCTGCTTGCATCGACGACCACCATGCCTGCAGCAATGGCGGCTTGTCGCCGTCGAATAGCGTCGGCGACAACGACGTGGACGCGGCCGTGCAGCCgggggacgacgacggtgacAACTGGCTACGCGACATCCACATGCTGttcgacgaggacgacgacgacgccgctgccgccgacgccgacgagcgtgTCGGTGGCGTGGACATCACCATCAAGGGGAGGAggacggacgacggcggcgtctaCCTCGGCCTGCGCATCGCCGACAAGAACGGCACAG GGCGTGGCCGGATAATCTGCTTCCGGTTCGACACCGAGGCCGACACGGCGATGACCGTGGCGGCGGAGATGGTCGCCGAGCTGGACATCACCGACCACGAGGTGACTCGCATCGCCCAGCTGATCGACGGCAAGGTCGCCGCGCTGGTGCCGGGCTGGAGGCCGGGTCCagcgacggacgacgacgacgacgacgatctcgtcggcggcggcgatgatccGGACGCgccgggcggcgccgccaccgcctgctgCAAGAACtgccggccggcggcgtcgtcgtcgtcgtcgtcctgcgGCTCGCTCGTCGACTTCatgtcatcggcggcggcggcggagcgccaTGGCTGCAGGCGGTGCGCCGAGCTGCACGGCCGGTTTGAGGAGATCACGTTCcaagccgacgacgacgaagaggagCAGCATTTGCAGGGGAGCTCCTCTGACACCGGAGGCAGCAACCATGAGCAGCACGCCATGGGCAAGGACAAGGAGGTCATGAACATCAATGGCATTGCACAAGATGGCACAGTACAAGGTTCAGAACAGCCATGA
- the LOC127779873 gene encoding uncharacterized protein LOC127779873: MAGWYEEAVGLLRRPAVAEMAVDVLLCAVPIWAAVMIGLVIGWAWRPRWTGLLYLGFRSRLRLLYVPPGLGARRLWLACTALSAFSVAPRLLSTAFGSRGKHQRKDAALADDDDAADASGDAGDCVDGRTFFEGGHHVVTEKDLEHLVQLLDNKESGDTTWQHLMERTTSNMTYKAWRREPEVGPIMYCSRTIFEDATPELVRDFFWDDEFRLKWDPMLAYFKILEEFPQNGTMIIHWIKKFPFFCSDREYIFGRRIWESGKIYYCVTKGVPYPALRKKEKPRRVELYFSSWRIRAVQSPKQDGQQSACEVTLVHYEDMGIPKDVAKVGVRHGMWGAVKKFQSGFRAYQQMRDTENTLSRSAIMARVTTKTSIASSSCPLDQEPSNAAKTIDESENSRAVQPGFDWKWVVFGGAVAAVCVLNTGLVGKALLIGAASRRQAKK; this comes from the exons ATGGCGGGGTGGTACGAGGAGGCGGTGgggctgctgcggcggccggcggtggcggagatggcggtggaCGTGCTGCTGTGCGCGGTGCCGATCTGGGCGGCCGTCATGATCGGGCTCGTCATCGGCTGGGCGTGGCGGCCGCGATGGACGGGGCTGCTCTACCTGGGGTTCCgaagccgcctccgcctcctctacGTTCCCCCGGGCCtcggcgcgcgccgcctctGGCTCGCCTGCACCGCGCTCTCCGCCTTCTCCGTCGCGCCGCggctcctctccaccgccttcGGCAGCCGCGGCAAGCACCAGCGCAAGGACGCCGCcttggccgacgacgacgacgccgccgacgcctccggGGACGCCGGCGATTGCGTCGATGGCAG AACATTTTTTGAGGGCGGCCATCATGTTGTCACTGAGAAGGACCTAGAACACCTCGTACAACTTCTTGATAACAAGGAGAGTGGGGATACAACATGGCAGCATTTGATGGAACGTACCACTTCCAACATGACTTACAAGGCCTGGCGCCGTGAGCCTGAG GTGGGACCTATCATGTACTGTAGTCGCACTATTTTTGAGGATGCTACTCCTGAGCTTGTTAGAGATTTCTTCTGGGATGATGAATTTCGTCTGAAGTGGGATCCCATGCTTgcatatttcaaaattttggaggAGTTCCCCCAAAATGGAACTATGATTATTCACTGGATAAAAAAG TTCCCTTTCTTTTGCAGTGACCGTGAATACATTTTTGGGCGGCGGATATGGGAATCTGGGAAAATTTACTATTGTGTTACAAAG GGAGTTCCTTATCCAGCTTTGCGTAAGAAGGAAAAACCAAGGCGTGTGGAACTGTATTTCTCAAGTTGGCGTATTAGAGCAG TTCAATCACCGAAACAAGATGGACAGCAATCCGCATGTGAAGTAACGCTGGTCCACTACGAGGACATGGGCATCCCTAAAGATGTCGCCAAGGTGGGTGTCCGGCATGGCATGTGGGGTGCTGTAAAGAAGTTCCAGTCCGGATTTAGAGCATACCAGCAAATGAGAGACACAGAGAACACCCTCTCTCGCAGTGCCATCATGGCTCGAGTAACCACCAAGACATCTATTGCTAGTTCCAGTTGCCCCCTGGATCAAGAGCCCTCCAATGCAGCGAAAACCATCGATGAGAGTGAGAATTCCAGAGCGGTTCAACCAGGGTTCGACTGGAAATGGGTGGTGTTCGGTGGCGCAGTGGCTGCCGTCTGCGTGCTCAACACTGGGCTTGTTGGGAAGGCTCTCCTCATCGGAGCTGCATCAAGAAGGCAGGCGAAGAAGTGA